The sequence GCTTCGGCGAGACCTTCTGGGAGTTCCTGCCGCGCAGCGTCTACGGCAGCCTGAAGTCTTCGTGGGAGTTGGAGGCCAAGCGGCTCGAGCGGGCAGGCAAGAGCAGATGGCACTGGTCAAACGACGTGCTCAACGCATGGGCGATGTCGGTGGTGCTCTACGGCGCACTGATCGCGGTCTTCGGCCTGGCGCTCATCCCGTACGTCGTCATCTCCGCGGTGTTCGGCTTCACGCTGCTGGAGACCGTCAACTACCTGGAGCACTACGGGCTGCTGCGGCAGAAGACCGAGAGCGGCCGTTACGAACGGTGCGCACCGGCGCACAGCTGGAACTCCGACCACATCGTGACCAACCTGTTCCTCTACCACCTGCAGCGCCACAGCGATCACCACGCCAACCCGACCCGGCGCTACCAGACGCTGCGGAGCATGGACGGCGCACCGAATCTGCCCAGCGGGTACGCGTCGATGATCGGGCTGACGTACTTCCCGCCGCTGTGGCGCAAGGTGATGGACCACCGGGTGCTCGAGCATTACGACGGCGACATCAGCAGGGTGAATGTGCACCCGCGGGTGCGCGACAAGGTGCTGGCTCGATACGGGGCGAACGTCTGATGGCCGTCTACCGCTGCAGCGGCTGCGATTACACCTACGACGAGGCGAAAGGGGCTCCGCGAGAGGGGTTTCGCGCTGGCACGGCCTTCGACGACATCCCCGAAGACTGGTGCTGCCCGGACTGTGCAGTGCGCGAGAAGGTCGATTTCGAAAAGATTGGAGCGATGAAGTGAACGACTACAAATTGTTCGTCTGCGCGCAGTGCGGTTTCGAATACGACGAGGAGAAGGGCTGGCCGGAGGACGGTATCGCGCCAGGCACCCGATGGGACGACATTCCCGACGACTGGAGCTGCCCGGACTGCGGTGCGGCCAAGTCAGATTTCGAGATGGTCGAGGTCGCCCGTTCGTGAGCGCTAGTCTCGCGCGTGTGAGTGACGGTCGCGCACGCGTGGGGGTACCTCCCGCCCGAAGGGCAGGGGGAGAGCGGATCGAAACGAGAAGCGCGCCGCGCATTCCGTACGCCGAGGCGTCGAGGGTGCTGCTGCGCGATTCGATTCTCGACGGCATGCGCGACTTGTTGACCACACGGGACTGGTCGTCGATCACGCTGTCGCACGTCGCGACCGCGGCGGGCATCAGCAGGCAAACCATCTACAACGAGTTCGGCTCCCGGCAGGGCCTGGCTCAGGGGTATGCCATGCGGCTGGCCGACCGCCTGGTCGACGCGGTCGCCAACGCGGTCACCGGCAATGTCGGCGACATCTATGCCGCATTCCTCGAGGGCTTCAGGGACTTCTTCGCCGAGTCCGCCGCCGACCCGCTGGTCATCTCGCTGCTGTCCGGCGACACCAAGCCCGACCTGCTCGCGCTCATCACCACCGACAGCGGCCCGATCATCACGCACTGCTCGTCACGGCTGACGTCGACCTTCACCACCAGCTGGGTCCGCGTCAGCGAGGAGGACGCCGGCGTGCTGGCCCGCGCCGTCGTGCGGCTGGCCATGAGTTACGTCTCGATGCCGCCCGAGGCCGACCATGATGTGGCCCGCGACCTGGCACGTCTCATGACACCGTTCGCCGAACGGTACGGTGTCATCGAATCCGATTAGCCGCGGCTTGGGAGACCAGGACGGCGCGGGCTAATGTGTAACTAAGCTAACTAATTGCGCGCGAGACGAAGGACGACCATGACGACGACTGAGAAGCGGCTGACAGCGGATGTCCGCAACGGCATCGATTACAAGGTGGCGGACCTGTCCCTGGCCGAATTCGGCCGTAAGGAGATTCGGCTGGCCGAGCACGAGATGCCGGGCTTGATGACGCTGCGCCGCGAATACGCCGACGTGCTGCCGCTGAAGGGTGCGCGCATCTCCGGCTCGCTGCACATGACGGTGCAGACCGCGGTGCTGATCGAGACGCTCGTCGCGCTCGGCGCCGAGGTCCGGTGGGCGTCCTGCAACATCTTCTCCACCCAGGACCATGCGGCGGCCGCGACCGTCGTCGGCCCGCACGGCACACCCGAGGAGCCCAAGGGCGTCCCGGTGTTCGCGTGGAAGGGCGAATCCCTCGAGGAGTACTGGTGGGCCGCCGAGCAGATGCTGACCTGGCCCGGCGAGCCGGCCAACATGATCCTCGACGACGGCGGTGACGCCACCATGCTGGTGCTGAAGGGCGCCCAGTTCGAGAAGGCGGGCGTGGTGCCGCCGACCGAGGACGACGCATCCGACGAGTACAAGGTGTTCCTTGCCCTCATCCGCGAGCGCTTCGAGAGCGACAAGACCAAGTGGACCAAGATCGCCGAGTCGGTTCAAGGGGTCACCGAGGAGACCACCACCGGCGTGCTCCGGCTGTACATGTTCGCCGCCGCAGGCGAACTGCAGTTCCCGGCCATCAACGTCAACGACTCGGTGACCAAGAGCAAGTTCGACAACAAGTACGGCACCCGGCACTCGCTGATCGACGGCATCAACCGCGGTACCGACGTGCTGATCGGCGGCAAGGCCGCTCTGGTGTGCGGCTACGGCGACGTCGGCAAGGGCTGCGCCGAGGCGCTCAAGGCGCAGGGTGCGCGGGTCGCCGTCACCGAGATCGACCCGATCAACGCGCTGCAGGCGCTGATGGACGGCTTCGAGGTCAAGACCGTCGAAGAAGCCGTCGGCTGGGCCGACATCATCATCACCGCCACCGGTAACCAGGGCATCATCACCCTCGAGCACATGAAGTCGATGAAGCACCAGGCGATCCTCGGCAACATCGGCCACTTCGACGACGAGATCGAGATGGCACGCCTGGAGAAGGATCCGAAGGTTCGCCGGATCAACATCAAGCCGCAGGTCGACGAATTCGTCTTCGAGGACGGCCACTCGATCATCGTGCTGAGCGAGGGCAGGCTGCTCAACCTCGGTAACGCCACCGGTCACCCGTCGTTCGTGATGAGCAACAGCTTCTCCAACCAGGTGATCGCGCAGATCGAGCTGTGGACCAAGAACGACGAGTACGACAACGAGGTCTACCGGCTGGCCAAGCATCTCGACGAGAAGGTGGCGCGAATTCACGTCGAGGCGCTCGGCGGCACGCTGACCAAGCTCACCAAGGAGCAGGCGGAGTACATCAACGTCGACGTCGACGGCCCGTACAAGCCGGAGCACTACCGCTACTGACCGACCTCGAGACTGCGGACAGATCGCGATAAGTCTGTAAGCAACGATCTGACAGCAGAATCGGCACTAGGTTTGCCCTCATGGGTCGGGGATTCGTGGGGGTTTTGCTTGCGCTGCTGTTGATCGGATCGCTTGGCGTTGCGCCACCGGTCACGGCCGACGATCCGACGAACGATGCGCACGACCCGTATTTCAACGAGGACGAGTACCAGGCGTTCTACACCCCGCCGGACCCGTTACCGCCCGGTGCGCCGGGTGACCTGATCCGCACCGAGCCGTCGCGGCTCGTACTCGAACCGTCCGGTCAGCTCGGCATGATCATGGCTGACGCCACGCGAATCATGTACCGCAGCACCGATATTCACGGCAATCCGATGCCGGTCACCGGCACCTACTTCGAACCGTACAACGACTGGCCCGGCGGCGGTCCACGACCGCTGCTGGTGTACGGCCCCGGTACGCAGGGCCAAGGCGACCATTGCGCGCCGTCGCGCCAGTTCAACCAGGGCATCCACTGGCGCCCGTATCTGGACCTCGCGTTCAACTACGAGGAGTTGTTCGTCTCGACGATGGTCGCGCGCGGTTTCGCGATCGTGATGACGGACTATCAGGGCCTCGGCACGCCCGGTCTGCACACCTACGTCAGCCGGGTAGCGCAGGGCAACGCGATGCTCGATGCCGCCCGCGCCGCGAAGCGGCTGCCCGACACGTCGCTGAAAAGCGAAGGCCCGGTCGCCTTTTGGGGCTACTCGCAGGGCGGCGGAGCGGCCGCCTCTGCAGCCGAACTGGCCTCACAGTACGCACCCGAGCTCGACGTCGTCGGCACCTACGCTGGTGCCCCGCCCGCCGACCTGAAGGAACTGTTTCCCTACGCCGACGGCAGCGTGCTGGTCGGGGCGGTCGGCTATGCGCTCAATTCGGTCATCACGGCATATCCGGAGCACGCCGAGGAGATCCGCTCCAAGCTGACGCCGCGCGGCGCGGACCTGCTCTTCAAGGTTCAGGATCAGTGCGTCGCCGAGACGCTCACGAAGTTCATGTTCCGCCACCTGCAGCCCTACTTCACCGAGGACATCTATCAACTCGTCAACGAGGAGCCGTTCTCCAGCCTGTTCGACGAGCAGAAGCTCGGCCGCTTCAAACCCGATGCGCCCGTAATGATCCTGAGCAACCGCTTCGACCCGTTGGTGCCGTGGACGGCCGCCAACCAGCTCGGCCGCGACTGGTGTGCACAGGGCGCCGATGTCCTGTTCTGGACCAACGAGGAGCCGCCATTCCTCAACAAGGCGATCGTCAACCACGGGCTGCCCATGTTGGTCGACGGCGAGCGGGCCATGCAGTGGGTCGCCGATCGGTTCAACGGAGTGCCGACGACACCGAACTGCGGCGAGTTCTAGGGTGTCGAGGCCGGATCACCGCAGCGGTTCTTGATGTCCGGCAACGGCCGGCGGATGCCTGCGAGGTCGGCCGCGCTGCAGTTCGGCGGAGCGGCGGCGGCGATCTAGCAGCGGTCCGGCAGGAAACTCGAAGACAACGAGGAGGGTTACGCTCGCGGCGTGCTGATCGCGATAGAGGGTGTCGACGGTGCGGGCAAGCGCACGCTGACCGACGGGTTGCGCGCCTGTTTCAAGGCCGACGGCAAGACCGTCGCCAGCCTGTCCTTCCCGCGCTACGGGCAGTCGGCGCCGGCGGACATCGCCGCGGAGGCTCTGCACGGCGGACACGGCGACCTCTCGACGTCGGTCCATGCGATGGCGGTGCTCTTCGCGCTCGACCGCGCCGACGCCCGCGACGAGATCGCGTTGCTGAGGCACCAGTACGACGTACTGATTCTCGACCGGTACGTCGCGTCCAACGCGGCCTACAGCGCCGCCCGCCTGCACCAGGACGCCGGGGGCAACGTGGTGGCCTGGGTACGCGAGCTCGAGTACGAGCGGCTGCGGCTGCCTGCGCCCGACTGGCAGGTGCTTCTCGACGTGCCCGTCGAGCTGGCCGCCGAGCGGGCCGAGCACCGCGCCAACACCGAAGCCGACCGGACCAAGGACGCCTACGAGCGCGACGACGGGCTTCAGCGGCGCACCGCAGAGGTCTACTCGGGGCTTGCGGCCGCCGACTGGGGCGGCCGGTGGCTGGTCGCCGAACCCGACGTCGAGGTGCCCGCCCTGGCCGCGTTGTTGACGCGCTAGCCGACTCGCGGCGTTGCTAGCAGCGTTTTATCGCGCTTTGGTGACACCATGGACTCCATGAGGCAAAGGATTCTGGTCGTCGACGACGACCCTTCGCTCGCGGAGATGCTGACGATCGTGCTGCGCGGTGAAGGGTTCGACACCGCCGTCATCGGGGACGGCACCCAGGCGCTCACCGCCGTGCGTGAGCTGCGGCCGGATCTGGTCCTGCTGGACCTGATGCTGCCAGGCATGAACGGGATCGACGTGTGCCGTGTGTTGCGCGCGGACTCGGGCGTGCCGATCGTGATGCTGACCGCCAAGACCGACACCGTCGACGTGGTGCTCGGCCTCGAGTCCGGCGCGGACGACTACGTGATGAAGCCGTTCAAGCCCAAGGAGCTCGTGGCCCGCGTGCGCGCCCGGCTGCGTCGCAACGACGACGAGCCCGCCGAGATGCTGTCGATCGCCGATGTGGACATCGATGTGCCCGCTCACAAGGTGACCCGCCAGGGAGAGCAGATTTCGCTGACACCGCTGGAATTCGACCTGTTGGTGGCGCTGGCACGCAAACCGCGGCAGGTGTTTACTCGAGATGTGCTTCTCGAACAGGTGTGGGGGTATCGGCACCCGGCCGACACCCGTTTGGTGAACGTGCATGTCCAGCGTTTGCGGGCCAAGGTCGAGAAGGATCCTGAGAATCCGCAAGTTGTGCTGACTGTTCGAGGAGTGGGATACAAGGCCGGACCTCCGTGACCTTGATCGCTCGGCGGTCGCCATGATCTTCAGCTCGAGGCGGCGCATTCATCGGCGTTCTGCACCACTGGTACGCGGATTGGGTGCGCTGGGTCGAGCTTTCAGCCTTGCGTGGCGTCGCTCCCTGCAACTGCGGGTGGTGACACTTACGCTCGGGTTGTCACTTGCCGTGATCCTGGTGCTCGGCTTCGTGCTGACGAGCCAGATCACCGATCGCATCCTCGAGGTGAAGGTGCGCGCGGCCACCGAGGAGATCGATCGGGCGCGCAACACCGTCAGCGGCATCGTCGGCGGTGAGGAGACCCGGTCGCTGGACAGCAGCCTGCAGCTGGCGCGCAACACCCTCATCGACCGCAAGGCAGATGCCGGCGCAGGGCTCGCGGGCGCATTCGACGCAGTACTGGTCGTCCCGGGCGACGGCCCTCGCGCGGCGACCGCGGCCGGGCCTGTCGCCCAGGTCCCCAACGCCCTGCGCGACTTCGTCAAGGCGGGCCAGGTCAGCTACCAGTACGCGACGGTGCGCACCGAGGAATTCTCGGGGCCCGCGCTGATCATCGGCACGCCGACGCCCTCGACGGTCACCAACCTCGAGCTCTACCTCGTCTTCCCGTTGAACAACGAGGAGTCCACCATCGCCCTGGTGCGCGGCACGATGGCCACCGGCGGTGTGGTGCTGCTGCTCATGCTCGCCGCCATCGCGCTGATCGTCGCCCGCCAGATCGTGCTGCCCGTGCGGTCGGCATCGCGGATCGCCGAACGCTTCGCCGACGGCCACCTGGCCGAGCGGATGCCGGTGCGCGGCGAGGACGACATGGCGCGGCTGGCGGTGTCGTTCAACGACATGGCCGAGAGCCTGCAGCGGCAGATCGCCCAGCTCGAAGAGTTCGGCAACCTGCAGCGCCGGTTCACCTCCGACGTCAGCCACGAGCTGCGCACTCCGCTGACGACCGTGCGGATGGCGGCCGACCTGATTCACGAGCACAGCGAGGAGCTCGAGCCGGCGCTGCGCCGGTCGACCGAACTGCTCGTCAGCGAGCTCGATCGGTTCGAGATGCTCCTCAACGACCTGCTCGAGATCTCCCGCCACGACGCCGGTGTCGCCGAGTTGTCGGTCGAGGCCGTCGACCTGCGCGGCACCGTGCAGAGCGCACTGGACAACGTCGGCCACCTCGCCGACGATGCCCAGATCGACCTCATCGTCGACATGCCGACCGACGAGGTCATCGCCGAGGTCGACCCTCGCCGGGTGGAACGCATCCTGCGCAACCTCATCGTCAACGCCATCGATCACGCCGAGAGCAAGCCGGTGCGGATCAGGATGGCCGTCGACGAGGACACGGTCGCCGTCACGGTCCGCGACTACGGCGTCGGGCTGCGGCCCGGCGAGGAGAAGCTGGTGTTCAGCAGGTTCTGGCGGTCCGACCCGTCGCGGGTGCGCCGCTCCGGCGGTACCGGCCTCGGCCTCGCGATCAGCATCGAGGACGCCAGGCTCCATCAGGGCAGGCTCGAGGCGTGGGGCGAACCCGGCAAAGGCGCCTGCTTCCGGTTGACGCTGCCCCTGGTGCGCGGTCACAAGGTGACGACGAGTCCGCTGCCGCTGAAACCAGTTGGGCGGGACCGTAAGCCGCGGCAGCCGGCGAGGGAGCGGCAACCGGCGGGAGAATCCGTGTGAACCGCATCCGTGCGTTCGCGGCGGCCTTTTTCGCATGCGCGGTGGTGTTGGCCGGGTGCGCAGGCGTGCCGAGTTCGTCGGCGCCGCAGGCCATCGGAACCGTCGACCGCCCCGCGCCACCGAGTCTGCCGAAACCGACACCGGACATGGACCCCGATGTGCTGCTGCGGGAATTCCTCAAGGCCACCGCCGACCCGTCCAACCGTCATCTGGCCGCACGGCAGTTCCTCACCGAATCGGCCTCCAACGCCTGGGACGACGCGGGCAGCGCGCTGCTCATCGACCGGGTGGTCTTCGTCGAAGCACGGGACTCCGAACGGGTTTCGGTCACCATGCGGGCCGACATCCTCGGCTCGCTCTCCGATATCGGGGTTTTCGAGACCGGCGACGGGGCGCTGCCCGACCCTGGCCCGATCGAGCTGGTGAAGACGTCGGGCGGCTGGCGCATCGACCGGTTGCCGAACGGCATTTTCCTCGACTGGCAACAGTTCCAGGAGACCTACAAGCGCAACACCCTGTACTTCGCGGACCCGACCGGTAAGACCGTGGTGCCCGACCCGCGCTATGTCGCGGTGTCGGACCCCGACCAGTTGGCCACCGAACTCGTCACCAAGCTGATCGCGGGCCCGCGTCCCGAGATGGCCAACACGGTGCGCAACCTGCTCGGCCCGCCGCTGCGGCTGCGCGGACCGGTCACCCGTGCCGACGGCGGCAAGATGGGCGTCGGTCGCGGCTACGGCGGAGCGCGCATCGATCTGGAGAACCTCTCGACCACCGATCCGCACAGCAGGCAACTGCTTGCCGCACAAGTCATCTGGACGCTATCGCGGGCCGGCATCAACGGACCGTATGTCATCAACGCCGACGGCGCCGCGCTGGACGACCGGTTCGCCGACGGCTGGCAGACCTCCGATGTGGCGGCCACCGACCCCGGCGCCGCCGACGGCGCCGCGGCCGGTCTGCATGCGCTGGTCGGCGGGTCGCTGGTGGCGCTCGACGGTCAGCGCGCGCCGCGGGTGTCCGGCCCGTTCGGCGCGACACCCAACCAGACCGGAGCCGCCGTGTCGCGCAGCGGTCAGCAAGCGGCCTCGGTCGTGACGCTCAATGCGGGCGCACCGGATATGGCGTCGTCGCTGTGGGTGGGTCCCCTCGGCGGAAACCCGTTGCAGGCCATGGACGGTCGCATACTGTCCAGGCCGACCTGGTCACTGGATGACGCGGTGTGGGTGGTCGTCGACGGCAACACCGTGGTGCGCACGGTCCAGGACGCGTCAGGGCAGCCGGGCCGCATACCCGTCGACTCCACGGCGGTGTCCACCCGCTTCCCCGGACCGATCGCCGATCTGCAGCTGTCACGGGACTCCACGCGCGCGGTGATGGTGATCGAGGGTCAGGTGATCCTCGTCAGTGTCGAGCAGACTCCCGGCGGCGGCTTCGCACTCACTTACCCGCGACGGCTGGGTTTCGGGCTGAAGAACACGGTGGTGTCGCTGGCGTGGCGCACCGGTGACGACATCGTCGTCAGCCGCACCGACCCGCAGCATCCGG is a genomic window of Mycobacterium sp. ITM-2016-00318 containing:
- a CDS encoding rubredoxin, with product MAVYRCSGCDYTYDEAKGAPREGFRAGTAFDDIPEDWCCPDCAVREKVDFEKIGAMK
- the ahcY gene encoding adenosylhomocysteinase — encoded protein: MTTTEKRLTADVRNGIDYKVADLSLAEFGRKEIRLAEHEMPGLMTLRREYADVLPLKGARISGSLHMTVQTAVLIETLVALGAEVRWASCNIFSTQDHAAAATVVGPHGTPEEPKGVPVFAWKGESLEEYWWAAEQMLTWPGEPANMILDDGGDATMLVLKGAQFEKAGVVPPTEDDASDEYKVFLALIRERFESDKTKWTKIAESVQGVTEETTTGVLRLYMFAAAGELQFPAINVNDSVTKSKFDNKYGTRHSLIDGINRGTDVLIGGKAALVCGYGDVGKGCAEALKAQGARVAVTEIDPINALQALMDGFEVKTVEEAVGWADIIITATGNQGIITLEHMKSMKHQAILGNIGHFDDEIEMARLEKDPKVRRINIKPQVDEFVFEDGHSIIVLSEGRLLNLGNATGHPSFVMSNSFSNQVIAQIELWTKNDEYDNEVYRLAKHLDEKVARIHVEALGGTLTKLTKEQAEYINVDVDGPYKPEHYRY
- a CDS encoding TetR/AcrR family transcriptional regulator, giving the protein METRSAPRIPYAEASRVLLRDSILDGMRDLLTTRDWSSITLSHVATAAGISRQTIYNEFGSRQGLAQGYAMRLADRLVDAVANAVTGNVGDIYAAFLEGFRDFFAESAADPLVISLLSGDTKPDLLALITTDSGPIITHCSSRLTSTFTTSWVRVSEEDAGVLARAVVRLAMSYVSMPPEADHDVARDLARLMTPFAERYGVIESD
- the mtrB gene encoding MtrAB system histidine kinase MtrB, with protein sequence MIFSSRRRIHRRSAPLVRGLGALGRAFSLAWRRSLQLRVVTLTLGLSLAVILVLGFVLTSQITDRILEVKVRAATEEIDRARNTVSGIVGGEETRSLDSSLQLARNTLIDRKADAGAGLAGAFDAVLVVPGDGPRAATAAGPVAQVPNALRDFVKAGQVSYQYATVRTEEFSGPALIIGTPTPSTVTNLELYLVFPLNNEESTIALVRGTMATGGVVLLLMLAAIALIVARQIVLPVRSASRIAERFADGHLAERMPVRGEDDMARLAVSFNDMAESLQRQIAQLEEFGNLQRRFTSDVSHELRTPLTTVRMAADLIHEHSEELEPALRRSTELLVSELDRFEMLLNDLLEISRHDAGVAELSVEAVDLRGTVQSALDNVGHLADDAQIDLIVDMPTDEVIAEVDPRRVERILRNLIVNAIDHAESKPVRIRMAVDEDTVAVTVRDYGVGLRPGEEKLVFSRFWRSDPSRVRRSGGTGLGLAISIEDARLHQGRLEAWGEPGKGACFRLTLPLVRGHKVTTSPLPLKPVGRDRKPRQPARERQPAGESV
- a CDS encoding lipase family protein, with product MGRGFVGVLLALLLIGSLGVAPPVTADDPTNDAHDPYFNEDEYQAFYTPPDPLPPGAPGDLIRTEPSRLVLEPSGQLGMIMADATRIMYRSTDIHGNPMPVTGTYFEPYNDWPGGGPRPLLVYGPGTQGQGDHCAPSRQFNQGIHWRPYLDLAFNYEELFVSTMVARGFAIVMTDYQGLGTPGLHTYVSRVAQGNAMLDAARAAKRLPDTSLKSEGPVAFWGYSQGGGAAASAAELASQYAPELDVVGTYAGAPPADLKELFPYADGSVLVGAVGYALNSVITAYPEHAEEIRSKLTPRGADLLFKVQDQCVAETLTKFMFRHLQPYFTEDIYQLVNEEPFSSLFDEQKLGRFKPDAPVMILSNRFDPLVPWTAANQLGRDWCAQGADVLFWTNEEPPFLNKAIVNHGLPMLVDGERAMQWVADRFNGVPTTPNCGEF
- a CDS encoding dTMP kinase, whose product is MLIAIEGVDGAGKRTLTDGLRACFKADGKTVASLSFPRYGQSAPADIAAEALHGGHGDLSTSVHAMAVLFALDRADARDEIALLRHQYDVLILDRYVASNAAYSAARLHQDAGGNVVAWVRELEYERLRLPAPDWQVLLDVPVELAAERAEHRANTEADRTKDAYERDDGLQRRTAEVYSGLAAADWGGRWLVAEPDVEVPALAALLTR
- a CDS encoding alkane 1-monooxygenase, whose amino-acid sequence is MTQSNGALTQHEIDQWRDRKRYLWLMGLIAPTALFVMLPLVWTFNQWGWHAAAQVPFWIGPILLYVLLPALDLRFGPDGQNPPDEVMERLENDRYYRYCTYIYIPIQYASVVFGAYLFTASDLSWLGFDGGLGWPAKIGLALSVGVLGGVGINTAHEMGHKKDELERWLSKVTLAQTAYGHFYIEHNRGHHVRVATPEDPASARFGETFWEFLPRSVYGSLKSSWELEAKRLERAGKSRWHWSNDVLNAWAMSVVLYGALIAVFGLALIPYVVISAVFGFTLLETVNYLEHYGLLRQKTESGRYERCAPAHSWNSDHIVTNLFLYHLQRHSDHHANPTRRYQTLRSMDGAPNLPSGYASMIGLTYFPPLWRKVMDHRVLEHYDGDISRVNVHPRVRDKVLARYGANV
- the lpqB gene encoding MtrAB system accessory lipoprotein LpqB → MRAFAAAFFACAVVLAGCAGVPSSSAPQAIGTVDRPAPPSLPKPTPDMDPDVLLREFLKATADPSNRHLAARQFLTESASNAWDDAGSALLIDRVVFVEARDSERVSVTMRADILGSLSDIGVFETGDGALPDPGPIELVKTSGGWRIDRLPNGIFLDWQQFQETYKRNTLYFADPTGKTVVPDPRYVAVSDPDQLATELVTKLIAGPRPEMANTVRNLLGPPLRLRGPVTRADGGKMGVGRGYGGARIDLENLSTTDPHSRQLLAAQVIWTLSRAGINGPYVINADGAALDDRFADGWQTSDVAATDPGAADGAAAGLHALVGGSLVALDGQRAPRVSGPFGATPNQTGAAVSRSGQQAASVVTLNAGAPDMASSLWVGPLGGNPLQAMDGRILSRPTWSLDDAVWVVVDGNTVVRTVQDASGQPGRIPVDSTAVSTRFPGPIADLQLSRDSTRAVMVIEGQVILVSVEQTPGGGFALTYPRRLGFGLKNTVVSLAWRTGDDIVVSRTDPQHPVSYVNLDGVNSDGPSRNLAMPVGAVAASPSTVYVADARGILQLSGSAAENDPRWVEVRPLMTPGAIPVLPG
- a CDS encoding rubredoxin produces the protein MNDYKLFVCAQCGFEYDEEKGWPEDGIAPGTRWDDIPDDWSCPDCGAAKSDFEMVEVARS
- the mtrA gene encoding two-component system response regulator MtrA, with the protein product MDSMRQRILVVDDDPSLAEMLTIVLRGEGFDTAVIGDGTQALTAVRELRPDLVLLDLMLPGMNGIDVCRVLRADSGVPIVMLTAKTDTVDVVLGLESGADDYVMKPFKPKELVARVRARLRRNDDEPAEMLSIADVDIDVPAHKVTRQGEQISLTPLEFDLLVALARKPRQVFTRDVLLEQVWGYRHPADTRLVNVHVQRLRAKVEKDPENPQVVLTVRGVGYKAGPP